ATCATGGCTTTCTTAAATGgcaaaaatcttttcttcttgttttttatattccaagtaaaggcctctttcaTTGCCAGCCATGACCAAGTTCTACTACTCTCCCCACATTCCCATTTTCAATCTTGCTTCTTCACtaaggacaacaacaacaacaactacttCAACAAATTAAACAAACATAAACCAACAACCTTTTCTTCTTCCCATTCATTGCTCAACCCTCAAGCCTTCCTCTCTCTTCCTCACCATGAACATTGGTTCCCCCACTAACGTGCGCCACGTTGCGCATGTCACCTTTGATCGCTTCAATGGATTCTTGGGTTTGCCTGTTGAGTTCGAACCTGAAGTCCCCAGAAGGCCTCCCAGTGCTAGGTACTTTTATCCAGTTTACAATACATTGATGATTCAACATTTGGATTATTGGAGTGGCATTACCCttgaataaatatatattgaaataaataaacaacCATGTTAGCCGTGTAGAGAAAATTAGCTATCGAATCAGTCATCTGTATAGAATACACATTGATTCAATAAGACATGTATTTTTCCCAGTTTACAATACTGTCCTTTTGATTCTTTTGGTACATTTGACAGAGTTGATGATTAAACATTCTTGATGATTTATTGTTTGAACTTTGAGGTGGCAGTGCAACGGTTTTTGGAGTTTCAACAGACTCCATGCAGTTATCGTATGACTCAAGAGGAAACAGTGTGCCAACAATTCTGCTGCTGATGCAAAGCCGCTTGTATTCTCAAGGAGGCTTGCAGGTTCATCACCTTTAATTTATTTCTCTCATttcaacaaaataaataaatgtagTCAAAAGTCAAAACAATGTTTCTATGATTCAGGCTGAGGGGATTTTCAGAATAAATGCAGACAATAGTCAAGAGGAATATGTTAGGGATCAACTCAATTTGGGTGTGGTCCCAGAAACTGTTGATGTTCATTCCTTGGCTGCATTAATTAAGGTACAAAGACAAACATAATAATTTTGCTCTGCTTTCTCTGTTTATGACTTTGTGATTTAGTTTCCATATAGGGAACCTGTTAGATTTTGAGACAGTGATATGATAATTTTGATTGATATTGTTGTAATTTGCAAGGCATGGTTTAGAGAACTTCCAACTGGGATTCTGGATTCATTATCTCAAGATCAAGTGCTGAAATGCCAGACTGAAGATGACTGTGTTGAACTAGTGAGGCATCTGCCTCACACTGAAGCTTCACTCTTGGATTGGGCCATCAATCTCATGGCTGATGTTGCTGAGTATGAACATCTCAATAAGATGAATGCACGCAACATTGCTATGGTTTTTGCTCCCAACATGACTCAGGTTGTTAACCTTTCTAATGTCTTAATTGCATTTGAAACCTTTCCACTATTAACTAACATGAACTGATTAGCAAAATACTGAATTTTGTTCTGGGCTAAGTATTTTTTGCATTACATCTTTGATATACCTCATGCTTATTCATATAATCCTAAAGTGTTTGGTGTTTTCTTTCTTGCAGATGGCAGACCCTATCACTGCATTGATGTATGCAGTTCAAGTGATGAACTTCTTGAAGACACTGATATTAAGGACACTGCGGGAGCGAAGGGATTCCGTGGTAGAACCGTCTCCTAGATCGTATTTAGAACCTTCTAGATCATGTTTGGAGCTTCCTGATGAAAATTTCGACCATACCCCTTTGGAGTCTAGCCAGCAAGATACTGCTGCACAAAATGAAGAAGAGGTTCAGAAAAACTCTGCTTCTGAGGAAATTTTCTTAGAATGTTGCCCTGAATCCCCCAAGAACAAGTTAGAAGCTAAAAATTTGGAATGCTTTTCTGAGAATCAAGTTTCCAATGAGAATTTGTACTGTGATTATCCACCAAAAGGAAACATGAAGAGTAACAAGAGTGGCCAATCAAGTAGTTCAAATGCTAGGAAAGGGTCTAAAAAATCCAAAGGCCAGCTAGCTGTGATCCATGAAAATGTTGAGAAAAAGGGAACTAGGAATTTGAACAGCTCAGATTCAAGATCTGAGCAGATTAAACCCTGGAGGTGAAAGAAGCATAATAGTGTGtgtaaatttgattattttgacaTTGGAATTGTATGTTTATGTCTGTGAAGTTATTGCAAAATTGCTAGGTGTAGTTTGTGAAGTTGTCCCTTTATGTTTTTTCATTGTTTCCTAGTTTGATTAATTTATCTGAGCTCATGCATAACACTATGATCATCACACTAATATTGTAATCAAATCTCATTTTCCTGTGTGTTCTATTTACCTCTGTTCATAATCACCCCCTAAACCACATCAATTCATCTGTCAATGTTGTACTAACTAGGTTCCATGCCAATGTGTGGCTGCTAAAATAGGTTTATCATAACAGTTTAATTGTTATTTACTGATAATGTATTGGTATTTAATTGTGTATATAAGACTCTTAAGTTAGAGAGTAATTGAGTCAAACAATTCTGCTGATATAAAAATATCTGAGTTTTTTTTATATCCTAATATTGTATTCAAAAGAAATCCTTATCATAAACTTTAGTTGCAAATACATGGTAATATGATATGCTACGAGTTTCATTTCAAGTAGAGGCATTTTTTCTTCAGTTGGCCCATACTATAGTGGAAGTAAGATTTATCTCAAACTTTTGATGATGAAAATGACATGAGTCCATGATTGTGATTTGTGAGGTGATAGGTCCACAAAGAAAGTTTATACAAATGTGGTGGTGTTTCATGAAGGTGGGAAATATCACGAGAAAAGAAAACCACACAATGAATGAAAAGGAAAAATGTCGCATTGCAGAATGCTTCTATATATTTCCATGTATGTGCATTATGATGATAAGGTTGCTAAGTATGAGAGCCAACCACTGCACTTTCCTAGAAGGTAGCATAGATAGCATTAGCAGGCATGTATAAAAGTTTTGAAACCGAATATTCCAAGTCCTCTTTCCACCAGCAATGATAATAGTAAATGAAAAAATCACATGCATGAGTGATGCATGAATGTTCTTTGCCCTTCCCCTAATCCCAAAAGCAGCATGTGATTGTTATTGTAGAGTTTAACTACTATCAGTCTAGCACATACAGCAGCAGGGTGATTCCAAATTTAACCTCAATCAGAAATTATTAAGAAATTCTAATGATGAGGTCACATTTGGGATACCATAATACTACTAGAAGTGAGCCAAGTTAAACCAAAATAGTTTAAACTCAAGTTCGGTCACAAAAAATTTACGAAATAGTTTAAATAACATGaactaatctataattctatataaattataaaaaaaactattaattttatatattatttatttataaatatatataatttatgtttTAGTAATGTTAAGAAGAGAAACAAAAAAGTCACAACTTACcttatttagaatttattaataaatgttaaataaaataaattatgattgtatttgactaatatttttttgttaccaaatatttttgtttatgtttcctatcaaaattatatacaaaaaggataccactttaataaagacactaaaaatgtcttttttaaagatgtttataTGTGTCATGTCATGTTATTATTGGACATCTTTATTAAACTAGttaatagtttattttttaataaaccagaacaaaatcggtttattataacaacaataataaacctaattgtctgcattataattattagacccgtTTTGATCGGATCGAATTACACAATCTAAatcgaatatctttaaattttttgataaaaagacaaatatatctctaattttttgttttgtagaCATTTGAATccctaaaaatttgaaaatacaattatatccctaaaaaaattggatttcttgttattgttataaaaaaaatcggttttattctaatttgttaagaaattcaaaaataaccgATTCATTAATATGTCCAATAATAATGTGGCACGTAAGCGTCTTTACAAAAAGATGTTTTACGCATTTTTATGGAAGTATCCCGCCCATATAAAAATGACTATTATTATTCGAGTCAATTTACGAGCTAATAAGTTgaagttatttaaatttaaatttgacacatttaatatATAAACTTAAATCTAAGCTCAAATTTGACTCACTAACTTACAAACTTAATTTATCAAGCACTTCACAAATTGAGTTTAAATTATCTCATGAGTTGACTTCACTCATTTTCAATTTTAGGtactaataaaaatttttagtggtaaattttataaacatttaataatatcttATACTTGAGAGCTAAGAAGTGAACCAACCACCAATTAGTACTTGAGATATTAATTAACCAAAAACGTAGCTTACAAGGGATAGATATAGATAGATTCATATTTTATTCTTATGAACAAAGATAATTCCATATGAACTAAGATTTGGTGtagcctcatcatcatcatcagcatcCTATCCAAAAAATTCATGGTTCAACTTTAGCCAATTTGCAAACATGATATAGTATGGTAATTAATAAGTGCTGAATCACCACCACCAGTCACATGAAAACAGTGCACACAAGCATGCCACGTTGCCTTCCAACATCCAATGGTGTAAAGCCACTTGTGAACATAAAAAGTGGTTAATTTAATTAATGTGCATATGATTTCGAAGATTGGAGTTGAAGCTGTATATATGTGTACAACTAACTAGTCTTGCCGTTCACATCATTGTACTCTGGACGGCACCAAGAAAGGTTCATAACCTTGCTCATCTACACCCTCACAATTAAACCAAGCAAGAAAGTTTGTGGTCCTAATTAATAAAGGGAATAGCTAGTGTGAATCCTATCGCCTTCAGCATGCACTACTACCTCTCTAAGTCATAGCTTTTTAAAGATTAAGAGTACAAGATTAAAGATTATAATTGCATCTTGCAATTTGTGTATCACATACAACACTACTACTCATGACTTGGTCCTTCAAACAAGATATTACCATGAATGTGTGGAATAAAGGTAACTTTTAATTTGGATGAGGGTATTCATATaacttttaaattctaaattcaaaaACTGATTAAATTCTGATGAGTTATTTACTTCATATATATACCAATCACTATTATTCGGTTTAACCTGCCCCACTTGAATACTCGCATAAACTTAAGAATTTGATTCAGCATACAAGTGTATACACATAGCACAAGTAGTAAAGTAAGATAATTCTCATGATGAGACTAAATTACTAGGAACGTTTTGTGGCTACCAAATAGTGACCAAGCTGCATAGCATAACCACCCATTAAATTCCAAGCCAATATAATAGAAGGGTAGCAAAAAAATCAGAACTTGCTACCTATATAATAGCAGCTTCAGCTTTGATTTTTTGTTGGGCATTATCATGCTATTTCCATGcatcttttctccttttttataTCTCACTCAACCACCTAAACAAAAGTTGAGTTACCCTTAGCTTCATTCCCTCTACTATACTCTATCTTATTTTGTGGTATTCAGAAACCAATTAAGCATAAAACTAGTGTGTGATTATAGGCATTAGGCCATGGCAGCTTGTGGGAGCCTTCAGCATATATTTGAGAATAAGCTGTTACCAGAAAATCCAACACTGATTGAATCCCTTTCATGGAACCAAATCAAACCAGTAGTAGTGAATCCCTTAGAGCATCAACAGCACTCTTTCACTGAGATATTTGGTGAACTCCATTTCAAGGAGACTACTCTAATATCATCGTCATCAAATTACACAAAGCTAAACCAGAATAACAGTGAAGATTTTGGTGAATCAAGGAACAACAAAAGCAGGAGGCACAAGAGCAGTGACAGCTTTTCATCTTGGAGTTCTGAAAGCTTGCAGCTTTGCACTGAAGGCCTTGGCTTTGAGAGCTCATATGATGTTGAAGACATGATGAAGAGTCATGAGAGTGGTGAGAAAGAGTGTGTGGAAAACCATGCAGCAGCACAAGTTTCAGAAGAATATAATGATTGCTATGGTGGTGGCGGTGGGGAACATTGGAGGAGGTCATCAAGGATGAGTAGTGGTGGAGGGAACTCTTACCCTCCTCCAATTTCAAGCATAGGGAGGAGTGGGAAGCCTGGGGTTTTGTTCAGATCATTCAGGAGTAATGGCAGGTTTGTCTTGGAAGAGATACGGGTACCATCACAGGAGTTCTTACATGCTTCTAGAGAGGATGGAAGGTTGAAGCTCCATTTTATTcatcctgatgatgatgatgatgatgatgagtttctagaagaagaagaagaagaagatgatgttgatgaagaacaagaagaagaagaggagtagTGAGCAGAAACAagggaaattaaaagaaaatgatgGTTGTGTAAGTGTGAATAATGATCATCATAATGCATGTAAATGAAGAATTAAGAACATATATGAATGCATATGCTTGTTAATTATATAATAGTAGCTAGTATCTTTAGTTTCTTATTCATGGGAAATGGGAAAAAGAATTATCCTTTTTATGCAAGTTTTGGTACCCTGCAATATGAGATCATGTATAATTTTCTGGTTTATTTTGTAGTAAAAAGTTAATTAAAGAACTGCCTCTGACATACATATGTACCAAAAGAGGACCTCAAGTGTAAACTTTAATGATTGGCTTAAATCTAATTAAGTCTCTAACTATATTCCTTCAATCTTGCCATTCATTCTGACCATTTCAGAATTTTTAATGCTTCTAGAAGGAAATAAGTATGCATAACATTTGAAATAATGTTATGCTTACAATATTTCTTCAATTTTGTGAACAAAGTCAGATATGATACATTGATACCTAACTTCCTCTACCCAAATTCACGTCATACATGATATATAtagttgctttaatttataaataaatttagctAAAAAGGGAAAACTAACTACTTTTACCGATGAAGAAGGTAGACTGGCATGTTCCATTAATTAATTGTCGTATAATGAGATAATATTTAGGGAAAATTCCACTCCCCTCTCCTGtgagatgttaaaatgacacttctctcccctctattttataaatgtacattttcctcccttctaacttttaaaaaacctcctctttaatccattttaaactttttgtattaactttatccattttttaggaaaaaataaattattttttaaaaaaaatccattaacaaaattttattttttatcattaaattttacttactaaaataccttttaataaattattttttattgattgaattgtatttttattaaaataatttttaaaaaattaataattaaattatttttttttctaagatatctatccttcaataattttttaattattaaattataattttaccaaaatttttatgaacaattacttttatattttactattaattttttgatatcaatatatattattttaacattaaataaaaaattttaccactgttaatatatataacaattaatatatattgatattgaaaaataatcttactaaaattttttatttaatgttaaaataatatatatagatatcgaaaaattaatagtaaaatataaaaaaatcgttaacgaaaattttggtaaaattataatttaataattaaaaagttattgaaggatattttaggaaaaaataatataattattaaattttttaaaaaatacaatttaatcaataaaaaataatttattaaaaaatattttagtaaaaaaatataataataaaaaataaaaatttttttaatgggtatttttttaaaaaataatttatttttttcttaaaaaatggataaagttaacattagttaacacaaaaagttttaaatagattaaagaggagattttttaaaagttagaagggaggggaatgtacatttataaaatagaggagaggggagtgtcattttaacatcttGCAGGGGAGGGGAGTAGAATTTTccctaatatttaatttattccttGAACTTACATGCGAATCTCAATTTAGTTCCTGATATTTCAATTGCTTCTGTTTAGTCTCCAAATTTTGTGAACATAACTTAAGTTAGTCCTTGAAACAATTTTTAACATACAAAGATTAACAGAACACTGTCATGAACAACCGGATGTCACACTAAACTTTGTAAAATGATGTGGTTTTAGTTTTGGCATTCAAATAACCCAAAAACAACATTGTAAatggtgtttattaaaattttacctaaCAAAATAAGTAATACGATGCCGTTTTTGAGCTATTTAAATggcaaaaatcaaatcatttttcaAGTTTTAACGTGACATCTGATGGTCTATAACAGTGCTCCATTAacgtttttatattaaaaatcttCTCGAGGACTAATATGAGGCACGTTTATAAATTTTAAGGActaaatagaggtaattgaaaccTCAGAGATTAAATTGATACTCGCATGTAAATTCACGGACCAAATTAAGTATTAtctcataattaattaatataattttagggTAAATAATATAAACAAACTAAATGATTTTCATATTACACCAATAATATCctaaaataaaatagtttatatgcatgttttgaatgtttttatattaattaaatttgatagaTTCGATTTATTATTGGTACAATATACACATGCTAAATTGAATccaattgattcgatttactattaaaaagtgtaaattaaatttaattgattcgatttatataaaaacatTTAAGACATGtatgtaaattattttattttaagacattgatataatattaaagattatttaatttatttatgttatttaatctaattattttttcttatagaaaaaccaaaatagaacgAAAGTAGATATCGAACAGATAATTTAGAATCCAGAAGACGAGAACCCGAAACGGCAATTGCAATACGAATATACGATTGTGAAAGGGATAACAGTATAACACATGCAAACAAATATATTTtaggaaaaaagaaataaaagaaaaaagaatagcaAGTTGGGAGCATGTAATATATATGTGATGTATATTTCATAGAGCACCTTTTACAAGAATAATATCATCATATTTGGCGTTAATAGTTAATACCACATCCTTGCAGCACAAAATTTAAGGAACCCACTTATGACATCGCATACCTTTTCTTTATGGATAAAATGTAGGAGGAATATATATCAGAAAGGAATaatttacttataaaattaataatagaataatattagggacttaatttttttaactaatattaatttattttttaaaattattttatttattttaaattttagtttttaaattataaaattttaattctaaattttaaattatatttttaaaataaaattaattaatgatgattaACAAAAAATTACTTCTCCTAGTTTTTCTTAATAACAATAGATTTATTCACTCATTTTATATTATCTCTACTAAACAAATTAATAACTCATCGTATCAGTATTATTAAGAGAAAAACTTTTAAATGCCTTGGTAATTActtcaaaaaataataacaaggtctttaataaaaaatattatttttagtttttaattttttttgtgagattgattaattttttattaataatttttttgtattaataaaataatatctacatgacatattaaattattaatttattcgtTAAGAACGAATTAGAATTAACAAATTCTTATTTGTTAGGAATTTTATTGTCTTTTAGGAGTAATTGTTAAAGTcgtttagtattttttattgtttgttattttttttcaattacattggttaaat
This region of Arachis hypogaea cultivar Tifrunner chromosome 8, arahy.Tifrunner.gnm2.J5K5, whole genome shotgun sequence genomic DNA includes:
- the LOC112706919 gene encoding rho GTPase-activating protein 5 isoform X1, whose product is MNIGSPTNVRHVAHVTFDRFNGFLGLPVEFEPEVPRRPPSASATVFGVSTDSMQLSYDSRGNSVPTILLLMQSRLYSQGGLQAEGIFRINADNSQEEYVRDQLNLGVVPETVDVHSLAALIKAWFRELPTGILDSLSQDQVLKCQTEDDCVELVRHLPHTEASLLDWAINLMADVAEYEHLNKMNARNIAMVFAPNMTQMADPITALMYAVQVMNFLKTLILRTLRERRDSVVEPSPRSYLEPSRSCLELPDENFDHTPLESSQQDTAAQNEEEVQKNSASEEIFLECCPESPKNKLEAKNLECFSENQVSNENLYCDYPPKGNMKSNKSGQSSSSNARKGSKKSKGQLAVIHENVEKKGTRNLNSSDSRSEQIKPWR
- the LOC112706919 gene encoding rho GTPase-activating protein 1 isoform X2, giving the protein MQLSYDSRGNSVPTILLLMQSRLYSQGGLQAEGIFRINADNSQEEYVRDQLNLGVVPETVDVHSLAALIKAWFRELPTGILDSLSQDQVLKCQTEDDCVELVRHLPHTEASLLDWAINLMADVAEYEHLNKMNARNIAMVFAPNMTQMADPITALMYAVQVMNFLKTLILRTLRERRDSVVEPSPRSYLEPSRSCLELPDENFDHTPLESSQQDTAAQNEEEVQKNSASEEIFLECCPESPKNKLEAKNLECFSENQVSNENLYCDYPPKGNMKSNKSGQSSSSNARKGSKKSKGQLAVIHENVEKKGTRNLNSSDSRSEQIKPWR
- the LOC112706920 gene encoding protein FAF-like, chloroplastic is translated as MAACGSLQHIFENKLLPENPTLIESLSWNQIKPVVVNPLEHQQHSFTEIFGELHFKETTLISSSSNYTKLNQNNSEDFGESRNNKSRRHKSSDSFSSWSSESLQLCTEGLGFESSYDVEDMMKSHESGEKECVENHAAAQVSEEYNDCYGGGGGEHWRRSSRMSSGGGNSYPPPISSIGRSGKPGVLFRSFRSNGRFVLEEIRVPSQEFLHASREDGRLKLHFIHPDDDDDDDEFLEEEEEEDDVDEEQEEEEE